One genomic window of Arachis hypogaea cultivar Tifrunner chromosome 8, arahy.Tifrunner.gnm2.J5K5, whole genome shotgun sequence includes the following:
- the LOC112706490 gene encoding uncharacterized protein isoform X4, which produces MGPVSFELVRAELRAKKEGNEDPSQSEMFVVTRTNKKGETDSGTQETIEHLQNLKQAGYSDDEALQMVFGKERHGRVRFYGRSVTKSSLKKDKQIRQMQQQHAEVVSTMERNQNNLTSKLDGLTSLIKTVLQQVNPGMSAEQVQVMIEAAQQSPPDASSAPNDARRSIPPSLGLNHVSKDMEEDMM; this is translated from the exons ATGGGACCAGTTAGTTTTGAATTAGTACGCGCTGAATTG CGTGCAAAAAAAGAGGGCAATGAAGATCCATCACAGTCTGAGATGTTTGTTGTAACTCGTACTAACAAGAAAGGAGAAACTGACTCGGGAACACAAGAGACGATT GAACATCTTCAAAATTTGAAGCAAGCTGGATACAGTGATGATGAAGCGCTTCAAATGGTGTTTGGAAAAGAGAGACATGGTAGGGTTCGTTTCTATGGTCGATCAGTCACAAAATCCTCTCTTAAAAAGGATAAGCAAATCCGACAAATGCAACAACAACATGCTGAAGTGGTTTCAACTATGGAAAGAAATCAAAATAACTTGACTTCCAAGTTGGATGGTTTAACAAGCTTGATCAAAACGGTGTTGCAACAAGTTAATCCTGGTATGAGTGCGGAACAAGTGCAAGTAATGATAGAAGCTGCCCAACAATCTCCGCCTGATGCAAGTAGTGCACCAAATGATGCGAGGCGAAGCATTCCTCCTTCACTGGGATTGAACCATGTGTCAAAAGATATGGAA GAGGATATGATGTGA
- the LOC112706490 gene encoding uncharacterized protein isoform X1 yields the protein MEELGHSVISDKNRENRSKQKWNHRMGPVSFELVRAELRAKKEGNEDPSQSEMFVVTRTNKKGETDSGTQETIEHLQNLKQAGYSDDEALQMVFGKERHGRVRFYGRSVTKSSLKKDKQIRQMQQQHAEVVSTMERNQNNLTSKLDGLTSLIKTVLQQVNPGMSAEQVQVMIEAAQQSPPDASSAPNDARRSIPPSLGLNHVSKDMEQEDMM from the exons ATGGAAGAACTTGGACACTCG GTTATTTCTGACAAAAATCGTGAAAATAGATCCAAACAAAAATGGAATCATCGAATGGGACCAGTTAGTTTTGAATTAGTACGCGCTGAATTG CGTGCAAAAAAAGAGGGCAATGAAGATCCATCACAGTCTGAGATGTTTGTTGTAACTCGTACTAACAAGAAAGGAGAAACTGACTCGGGAACACAAGAGACGATT GAACATCTTCAAAATTTGAAGCAAGCTGGATACAGTGATGATGAAGCGCTTCAAATGGTGTTTGGAAAAGAGAGACATGGTAGGGTTCGTTTCTATGGTCGATCAGTCACAAAATCCTCTCTTAAAAAGGATAAGCAAATCCGACAAATGCAACAACAACATGCTGAAGTGGTTTCAACTATGGAAAGAAATCAAAATAACTTGACTTCCAAGTTGGATGGTTTAACAAGCTTGATCAAAACGGTGTTGCAACAAGTTAATCCTGGTATGAGTGCGGAACAAGTGCAAGTAATGATAGAAGCTGCCCAACAATCTCCGCCTGATGCAAGTAGTGCACCAAATGATGCGAGGCGAAGCATTCCTCCTTCACTGGGATTGAACCATGTGTCAAAAGATATGGAA caGGAGGATATGATGTGA
- the LOC112706490 gene encoding uncharacterized protein isoform X2: protein MEELGHSVISDKNRENRSKQKWNHRMGPVSFELVRAELRAKKEGNEDPSQSEMFVVTRTNKKGETDSGTQETIEHLQNLKQAGYSDDEALQMVFGKERHGRVRFYGRSVTKSSLKKDKQIRQMQQQHAEVVSTMERNQNNLTSKLDGLTSLIKTVLQQVNPGMSAEQVQVMIEAAQQSPPDASSAPNDARRSIPPSLGLNHVSKDMEEDMM, encoded by the exons ATGGAAGAACTTGGACACTCG GTTATTTCTGACAAAAATCGTGAAAATAGATCCAAACAAAAATGGAATCATCGAATGGGACCAGTTAGTTTTGAATTAGTACGCGCTGAATTG CGTGCAAAAAAAGAGGGCAATGAAGATCCATCACAGTCTGAGATGTTTGTTGTAACTCGTACTAACAAGAAAGGAGAAACTGACTCGGGAACACAAGAGACGATT GAACATCTTCAAAATTTGAAGCAAGCTGGATACAGTGATGATGAAGCGCTTCAAATGGTGTTTGGAAAAGAGAGACATGGTAGGGTTCGTTTCTATGGTCGATCAGTCACAAAATCCTCTCTTAAAAAGGATAAGCAAATCCGACAAATGCAACAACAACATGCTGAAGTGGTTTCAACTATGGAAAGAAATCAAAATAACTTGACTTCCAAGTTGGATGGTTTAACAAGCTTGATCAAAACGGTGTTGCAACAAGTTAATCCTGGTATGAGTGCGGAACAAGTGCAAGTAATGATAGAAGCTGCCCAACAATCTCCGCCTGATGCAAGTAGTGCACCAAATGATGCGAGGCGAAGCATTCCTCCTTCACTGGGATTGAACCATGTGTCAAAAGATATGGAA GAGGATATGATGTGA
- the LOC112706490 gene encoding uncharacterized protein isoform X3, whose translation MGPVSFELVRAELRAKKEGNEDPSQSEMFVVTRTNKKGETDSGTQETIEHLQNLKQAGYSDDEALQMVFGKERHGRVRFYGRSVTKSSLKKDKQIRQMQQQHAEVVSTMERNQNNLTSKLDGLTSLIKTVLQQVNPGMSAEQVQVMIEAAQQSPPDASSAPNDARRSIPPSLGLNHVSKDMEQEDMM comes from the exons ATGGGACCAGTTAGTTTTGAATTAGTACGCGCTGAATTG CGTGCAAAAAAAGAGGGCAATGAAGATCCATCACAGTCTGAGATGTTTGTTGTAACTCGTACTAACAAGAAAGGAGAAACTGACTCGGGAACACAAGAGACGATT GAACATCTTCAAAATTTGAAGCAAGCTGGATACAGTGATGATGAAGCGCTTCAAATGGTGTTTGGAAAAGAGAGACATGGTAGGGTTCGTTTCTATGGTCGATCAGTCACAAAATCCTCTCTTAAAAAGGATAAGCAAATCCGACAAATGCAACAACAACATGCTGAAGTGGTTTCAACTATGGAAAGAAATCAAAATAACTTGACTTCCAAGTTGGATGGTTTAACAAGCTTGATCAAAACGGTGTTGCAACAAGTTAATCCTGGTATGAGTGCGGAACAAGTGCAAGTAATGATAGAAGCTGCCCAACAATCTCCGCCTGATGCAAGTAGTGCACCAAATGATGCGAGGCGAAGCATTCCTCCTTCACTGGGATTGAACCATGTGTCAAAAGATATGGAA caGGAGGATATGATGTGA